One window of the Cryptomeria japonica chromosome 7, Sugi_1.0, whole genome shotgun sequence genome contains the following:
- the LOC131056787 gene encoding putative B3 domain-containing protein Os03g0621600 → MEDEETGELFIPCRECSKKCYKIHGKYHEKEHFDEFSSFFKVLIGDFAEKLRIPLAFVSKLVNEKDKHMVLEGPDGRGWEVELTSTNNKLEFQGGWKEFVHYHSLEMGDFVVFKYIAMSYMKVHMFGRSGCVKNINVLDFEKPKIDSNKRCPSNKICSLNQTSGNKLVTDLTYDEEKNQCEAVAGNQKRKRKPSFLGSSSQKCMTMESAASFKSDKPFYKMVMKPWNLDHYIKFGKRESQQYLIQLPNPKSEVVLLNGESKEWKVKCIIKADMPIFSGGWRCFVRDNKIKEGDTCIFEQLNNNENKFMFKVHIFPHE, encoded by the exons aTGGAGGATGAAGAAACAGGGGAGCTTTTTATACCATGCAGAGAATGCAGTAAGAAGTGTTATAAAATTCATGGCAAATATCATGAGAAAGAGCATTTTGATGAGTTTTCTTCTTTCTTCAAAGTTTTGATAGGAGACTTCGCAGAGAAATTG CGTATTCCTCTAGCATTTGTTTCTAAACTGGTAAATGAGAAAGACAAACATATGGTGTTGGAAGGCCCAGATGGACGGGGTTGGGAGGTGGAGTTAACTAGTACAAACAACAAACTGGAATTTCAAGGAGGCTGGAAAGAATTTGTCCATTATCACAGCCTGGAAATGGGAGATTTTGTTGTGTTCAAGTACATAGCAATGTCGTACATGAAGGTTCATATGTTTGGAAGATCTGGGTGTGTGAAAAATATCAATGTTCTTGATTTTGAAAAACCAAAGATTGATTCAAATAAGAGATGCCCTTCTAACAAAATATGTAGTTTAAATCAAACAAGCGGAAATAAATTGGTGACTGATTTGACTTATGATGAAGAAAAGAACCAGTGCGAAGCGGTTGCtggaaatcaaaaaagaaaaaggaaaccctCTTTTCTTG GTTCCTCCTCTCAAAAGTGCATGACAATGGAGTCCGCTGCTTCTTTCAAATCAGATAAACCCTTTTATAAAATGGTTATGAAACCGTGGAATCTAGATCACTACATA AAGTTTGGAAAAAGAGAAAGCCAGCAATATCTGATTCAACTTCCAAACCCAAAAAGTGAAGTAGTCCTTCTGAATGGAGAGTCCAAGGAATGGAAGGTAAAATGTATTATTAAGGCCGATATGCCAATCTTTAGTGGGGGTTGGAGGTGTTTTGTACGTGATAATAAAATAAAGGAGGGAGATACTTGTATTTTTGAACAGCTGAATAACAATGAAAACAAATTTATGTTCAAAGTTCACATCTTTCCTCATGAATAG